The genomic stretch GATTCCAACAGATCCGCCACATAGATGGGACATATCTTATGAGGAATTTAAAGAACTCGTAACTGATCATATCGAGAGATACACCAGAGGTGATCGATCATTAGTCGATCATTATGCGTTAAGATTACCGGCAACAACTTCTGGATATGAAACACGTTGCTTTGTACAGGAGATAAGGAAGATAGAGCACCATAAAAGAATTGATGAAGCGATAACTGACGTATGGAGAAAAAATACTACAGTTATTGACTTTTACAGCGAAGATGCGATTTTCCATAAGGACTTTCAGTTGTATAAAGACAACATTATGCAAGAACTTAACTACCGTAAGGATAATTTTCTAGAGGACTGCCAAGGGGAGGCTGAGATAGTTATCTATAAAAATTCTAGAAAATTCTATAATGATGCTATGATTATTCCTCCAAAGCCAATAGGCAGGATAAAGTATAATCAAGATTTTTTCCAAAGAGGAACAATACATGAAATTGTTGATGAAGGCAAACTAAAATGGTACTTGGGTGATGGCGTATGAGTGTAAGAGCAATCAGTCATATTTCTCTGAATCCGTTTCTAGGTAGCGAAATTATCCAGCATTTCTTAAGTGGGTGCAAGAATAAGGAGATGGATTTGCCAGCGATCTATCTAGTTTTTCCATTAGTTTACTACGGGGCTTCGCGTGATGGCCTATGTTCGTCTAATCAAAAAAGTTCCTTATACGAAAAGTTTTTCAAGGACCCAAAGAAGCGTTTGATGTTAGGTGGCCTTGAGGAGCGATACTTCTATTACAAGAAGCTTACCCAAAAGTCGTTAATTGTTGGGCATAATGAGATGTGTTTTAGGGTGTCTTATAGTGTTTCACTACTTGAAACTGTCACGTTTAAGGATGAAAAAAACTCGGAACTGTTTGATTACTACAAAGCTGCATACTATTTGGGAGTCATCTTCTCTAAGGCGGAGACAAAACACGTACTATCTTATTTCGGGGTGATAGATGATGAAAGCATACTTCAAGGGCGTTCTATTGTTTAATGAGCAAGGGGATAAACGTCAAGTTCCTCTAGATGAAGGGGTCAACATCATAACTGGGGATTCTAAAAGTGGAAAAAGTGCTTTGTTGGACATCATTGATTACTGCCTTGGTAGTACACGTTCGACAATCCCCAAAGGGAAGATCACTAATTTCGCATATTTATATGCAGCTATTTTTGTTGTTAACTCTCAAGCACTGGTAATTGGAAGAAGAGCATTTGACATTGATGGTCGAACTCATATGTATTTAAGAAGCGAAAACATCGGCATTAAACTAGACGACGTAAGTCTAAAATACTTTAATGAGAAATCGCTATATCGAATTGAGGAAGTAAGACAAGTGATCGAAAGTTCACTTGGTTTAAATGTTACAGATACTACTGAAGAAGTAGATATTAAGAAAGAAGGCAAGGCCAGTATCCGTAATATGATGTCATATCTTATGCAACATCAAAACTTGATCGCAAGTAAATTTGCGCTATTCTACAGGTTTGATCATTTTAAGAAGAAGGAACAAGTAATTAAGCAGTTCCCAGTTTTCGCTGGATGGGTTGATCAAGAGTACTATTCCTACAGAATTACTCTTGACCAACTTGAAAAACAAAAAAAGCAACTAGAAAGGGAAGAAGAGCGTGACAAAAAACTGCTAAAAGAAACAACGTTTGATCTGATCAACGCCTATAAGAATTACTATAACTTGATAGGTGTTAGATTTGATCAAGATGGATTGTCACTAGAAGATCTTCTAAAGCTCCGAGATAACTTGCCAGACTTCACTAGAGAAAGTTATCTTTCAGACGGTTTGGAACAAAGGTACGCTCAATTAACAGCGGAATTGGAAGCAAAGGTTCGAGAAAATCAGGCATTAGAGAGAGAAATAACCAATTTGAACCGTAGTGAAAATTATGGAAGAGAGTACTCAGAACGATTGAAAACCTTAGCATCAAAAGGGGCAAAATCGCGACCGAAGCTCAAGAAATATGCTTGCCCTTTATGCGGCCAAGATAACACAGAAATAAATTCTGATATAATAAATCTACAAGAATCTCTGGAATGGCTAGAGGATGAGATTACTAAAATTCCACCTTATAGAAAATCATTTACAGAGCAAATAACTCAATTGAAGAACAAACAAGAGGAAATCCAGAAGTTAATACGTGGACTGAGTTCGGAAGTCAAAAAAATTGAGGAGATGAGGGAGAATCTAAGGAACAA from Tumebacillus algifaecis encodes the following:
- a CDS encoding three component ABC system middle component — translated: MSVRAISHISLNPFLGSEIIQHFLSGCKNKEMDLPAIYLVFPLVYYGASRDGLCSSNQKSSLYEKFFKDPKKRLMLGGLEERYFYYKKLTQKSLIVGHNEMCFRVSYSVSLLETVTFKDEKNSELFDYYKAAYYLGVIFSKAETKHVLSYFGVIDDESILQGRSIV
- a CDS encoding DUF3732 domain-containing protein, which gives rise to MMKAYFKGVLLFNEQGDKRQVPLDEGVNIITGDSKSGKSALLDIIDYCLGSTRSTIPKGKITNFAYLYAAIFVVNSQALVIGRRAFDIDGRTHMYLRSENIGIKLDDVSLKYFNEKSLYRIEEVRQVIESSLGLNVTDTTEEVDIKKEGKASIRNMMSYLMQHQNLIASKFALFYRFDHFKKKEQVIKQFPVFAGWVDQEYYSYRITLDQLEKQKKQLEREEERDKKLLKETTFDLINAYKNYYNLIGVRFDQDGLSLEDLLKLRDNLPDFTRESYLSDGLEQRYAQLTAELEAKVRENQALEREITNLNRSENYGREYSERLKTLASKGAKSRPKLKKYACPLCGQDNTEINSDIINLQESLEWLEDEITKIPPYRKSFTEQITQLKNKQEEIQKLIRGLSSEVKKIEEMRENLRNNKKYTDQVIYAKARIDTEVKSLSQRRNFKSIDMTALNKQIVELKGKIKKYSIETLYQRAASDLSYNMNKIAKGLDFEKEFDPVDLVFDLQKFELYHKDKSGEIYLNEMGSGANWLSCHIALFLSLLRFFAVERKSVMPSLLFLDQPSQVYFPNILFFDEEKDSTSDIVEQEDIQAVKRIYSTILDEVEEIGRIVGYKPQIIITDHVDNLDLGKYNFEDYVRERWRDGVALI